In Haliotis asinina isolate JCU_RB_2024 chromosome 15, JCU_Hal_asi_v2, whole genome shotgun sequence, one DNA window encodes the following:
- the LOC137266078 gene encoding uncharacterized protein: MWLSLALIASGILLAKCDEVKVQPVPLTILKEATPPKMEPHFMLNGVDDSFFNQIDDLHKGHSEAEAKLEREELKSFLELYKSREKQRKSYERVNKREKVDQSRRTKRSASLEVHRGLTRRKRFFGTWMLWEKGIVPYSWGNATIQEQMSAKAAMDIIHKYTCVRFVLSDGSPDFNRKLGLSHTTTLTFLKQGSSGCWSRVGMKQTRIQEISACSGMLTSLHEICHALGGYHEHVSYNRDGNVETNTQNIKKGAENNFQKFSPAYKSFFNTDVFDIQSIMHYEPHDFSSNGMPTLDPLYRDFAEPADDYWLLMKEVSKVYKCMDMRCSSAKLNCSHEGWAGYYDDKCQCVCPAGLDPTTNCTTLKAGDCGSIIELSREKTRATFKSPSYNLPAPPSSVCTWIIKSPGIVMLKVQDMYLEGTSDKCQAHIRVRRNLLGQSGTTYCGNGFQRSLFSTGNYMAVTLTTENTLTSLFLATAEALFAEDSCYSWDDRGETYNADLQFSEKFHKCVNWSEATTCNHSPFSMTGDLKADYTGNSCRNPGGVLHRPWCYTDVKPTSCTIRYCEPCQEGDVYDVYDNCGDILRRLPEFCTDPEAEHGCRKTCGIMKPMIQKEQCGVPPAVYFARLTAAIKANYNVNEVVMYQCIHDSSKMSPRWCLSNGVWSDLQGVCGECVDQKTTCLDLLKNNRTLCSTSPAYSSKYCRATCGMCPGSKATCTVKAPAASSRSELVTVGATVTQGQFVQYKCSTGFFRQSGDTELACLMDGTLFGEMLVCGGDNRATTPVSDLEVKQLQLTFLPTWAFVAGNQYTNITRSGALKTWYFYCVKSGHVKLGVFRDVPGGALIVGVTDTQCDAERVNVVHLSGLNEIYVQKNDYIGAVDVDGGALTYSMCMDKSTETRVLFLFNTDMLRTNNTLSFNAPPICAFVALNADVGEITSSGYRIVNYKLSG, from the exons ATAGACGATCTTCACAAAGGCCATAGTGAAGCTGAAGCTAAACTGGAACGAGAG GAATTAAAGTCTTTCCTGGAACTCTACAAGTCTCGGGAAAAACAGAGGAAGAGCTATGAAAGGGTCAATAAACGTGAAAAGGTTGACCAGAGCCGGAGGACTAAACGCTCAGCAAGTCTTGAAGTTCACCGTGGCCTTACTAGACGGAAGCGATTCTTTGGCACATGGATGTTATGGGAAAAGGGAATTGTGCCTTATTCGTGGGGCAACGCAA CGATCCAAGAGCAGATGTCTGCTAAGGCAGCTATGGACATTATTCACAAGTACACCTGTGTTCGGTTCGTTTTGAGTGATGGGTCGCCTGACTTCAACAGAAAACTAGGCCTTTCCCATACAACAACTCTGACCTTTCTCAAACAGGGGTCTTCAGG GTGCTGGTCACGTGTTGGAATGAAACAAACCAGAATACAGGAGATCAGTGCTTGCAGTGGAATG CTGACGTCCCTCCATGAGATCTGCCACGCACTGGGCGGGTACCATGAACACGTCAGCTACAACCGAGACGGGAACGTCGAGACAAACACCCAAAATATAAAGAAAG GTGCTGAGAACAACTTCCAGAAGTTTAGCCCCGCTTACAAAAGCTTCTTCAACACAGATGTTTTCGATATCCAGTCGATTATGCACTATGAGCCCCAC GACTTCTCCTCCAACGGTATGCCGACCCTGGACCCTTTGTACCGAGACTTCGCTGAGCCTGCTGATGACTACTGGCTTCTGATGAAGGAGGTCAGCAAAGTGTACAAGTGCATGG ACATGAGGTGCTCTTCAGCCAAGCTGAACTGTTCTCACGAAGGATGGGCTGGGTACTATGATGACAAATGCCAGTGTGTCTGCCCAGCCGGACTGGACCCCACAACAAACTGCACAACTCTTAAAGCTGGAG ACTGTGGAAGTATCATCGAACTATCACGCGAGAAGACTAGGGCAACATTTAAATCTCCAAGCTATAATTTGCCCGCACCACCCTCGTCAGTCTGTACTTGGATTATCAAG TCACCTGGGATTGTAATGCTGAAAGTACAGGACATGTACCTGGAAGGAACTAGCGATAAGTGCCAAGCTCATATTCGAGTCCGACGAAATCTTCTTGGTCAGTCTGGCACAAC GTACTGCGGTAATGGTTTTCAGAGGTCTCTTTTTTCCACCGGCAACTATATGGCGGTAACTTTAACCACTGAAAATACGTTGACAAGCCTTTTCCTAGCCACAGCAGAGGCTTTGTTCG CCGAGGACAGTTGTTACAGCTGGGATGATCGAGGGGAGACCTACAACGCTGACCTCCAGTTCTCCGAGAAGTTCCACAAGTGTGTCAACTGGTCAGAAGCCACGACATGTAACCACAGCCCGTTTTCAATGACTGG TGACCTGAAGGCTGACTACACGGGCAACAGCTGCCGTAATCCCGGGGGTGTTCTGCACAGGCCCTGGTGTTACACTGACGTCAAGCCTACAAGCTGCACCATCCGATACTGCGAGCCGTGCCAGGAAG gcGACGTGTATGACGTATATGACAACTGCGGCGATATCTTACGACGACTCCCTGAGTTCTGCACGGACCCAGAAGCTGAGCATGGCTGTAGGAAGACTTGTGGTATTATGAAGCCCATGATTCAGAAAG AACAGTGTGGTGTTCCCCCTGCAGTCTATTTCGCTCGCCTGACGGCTGCCATAAAAGCCAACTATAACGTGAACGAAGTGGTCATGTACCAGTGCATTCACGACAGCTCCAAGATGTCACCGCGATGGTGTCTCTCCAATGGTGTATGGTCCGACCTTCAAGGAGTTTGTGGAG AGTGTgttgatcagaagacgacttgtCTGGACCTGCTGAAGAACAACCGTACATTGTGTTCCACATCCCCAGCTTACAGCTCCAAATACTGCCGTGCTACATGTGGGATGTGTCCTGGATCGA AGGCCACATGCACTGTGAAGGCTCCAGCAGCATCGTCGAGGTCGGAGCTGGTCACCGTTGGTGCGACTGTTACCCAAGGACAATTTGTTCAGTACAAATGTAGCACGGGCTTCTTTAGACAGTCTGGTGACACGGAACTAGCGTGTTTGATGGATGGGACCTTGTTCGGAGAAATGCTTGTCTGTGGAG GTGACAACAGGGCGACTACTCCGGTCAGTGACCTTGAGGTGAAGCAGCTGCAGCTGACTTTCCTGCCAACCTGGGCGTTCGTTGCTGGCAACCAGTACACGAATATCACCAGGTCCGGTGCTTTGAAGACCTGGTACTTCTACTGCGTCAAATCCGGCCATGTCAAACTCGGAGTATTCAGAGATGTACCTGGAGG CGCCCTCATAGTTGGTGTAACAGACACACAATGTGATGCGGAACGAGTGAACGTTGTCCATCTGAGCGGACTCAACGAAATCTATGTACAGAAGAACGATTACATTGGGGCCGTCGACGTCGATGGCGGCGCGCTCACCTACTCAATGTGCATGGACAAGTCGACTGAAACCCGAGTCCTGTTTCTCTTTAACACCGACATGCTCCGTACCAACAACACACTGTCTTTTAATGCACCCCCTATCTGTGCCTTTGTAGCTCTAAACGCCGACGTGGGCGAG aTAACTTCCTCAGGCTACAGGATCGTGAATTACAAATTATCAG GTTAG